Proteins encoded in a region of the Acidimicrobiia bacterium genome:
- a CDS encoding pyridoxamine 5'-phosphate oxidase family protein has translation MLPSERRLFVRTHRTCVFGYGRRLDGPAMSVVYYIPAANDDLLVATMAERAKAKAVARNGKVSLCVLDETWPFAYLQVYCDAVIDDDDETLIDAMMAVAERMSGEPLAPELRPVVKAVAEEEGRVLVRCRPYATFVTPPRHLHRNDQEEPLTHWVSASMPWAAPDAPDEA, from the coding sequence ATGCTGCCCTCGGAGCGGCGGCTGTTCGTTCGGACCCACCGGACCTGCGTGTTCGGTTACGGCCGCCGGTTGGATGGACCGGCGATGTCGGTCGTCTACTACATCCCAGCGGCCAACGACGACCTGCTCGTGGCAACCATGGCCGAGCGGGCCAAGGCCAAAGCCGTCGCCCGGAACGGCAAAGTCAGCCTCTGCGTCCTCGACGAGACCTGGCCCTTCGCTTACCTGCAGGTCTACTGCGACGCGGTGATCGACGACGACGACGAAACGCTGATCGACGCGATGATGGCGGTGGCTGAGCGAATGTCGGGTGAGCCGTTGGCACCAGAGCTGCGCCCCGTGGTCAAGGCGGTCGCAGAGGAAGAAGGCCGGGTGCTGGTGCGCTGCCGGCCCTACGCGACGTTCGTGACGCCGCCGCGACACCTGCACCGCAACGACCAGGAGGAGCCGCTGACCCACTGGGTCTCGGCGTCAATGCCCTGGGCTGCTCCGGACGCCCCGGACGAAGCTTGA
- a CDS encoding TetR/AcrR family transcriptional regulator, protein MQRKAQAPNKVRLRRARADIREALLESALVEFGAKGFDGASTRAIAGRVEAHQPQINYHFESKAALWTAAVDYLFGLLWEALEGVIPAKVTGVDAWELAAAFADGIRRFVGFAAEHPELNQIMVHEGTAASDRLAWLTETHVKPFFDGIRPAWQTLREAGIAAPIDHEILYYVLIGAASLPYVNASEVRLLTGRDPNNPAWIGAHAEGLVTILLPGLAAPRPSFAIKPGRTRRHRR, encoded by the coding sequence ATGCAGCGCAAGGCCCAAGCGCCCAACAAGGTCCGGCTCCGCCGGGCGAGGGCCGACATCCGCGAGGCCCTGCTGGAGTCGGCACTGGTCGAGTTCGGGGCCAAGGGCTTCGACGGCGCGTCAACGCGTGCAATCGCGGGGCGCGTTGAGGCGCACCAGCCGCAGATCAACTACCACTTCGAGTCGAAGGCGGCCCTGTGGACCGCCGCGGTGGACTACCTCTTCGGCCTCCTGTGGGAGGCGCTGGAGGGTGTGATCCCCGCCAAGGTGACCGGAGTTGATGCATGGGAGCTCGCCGCGGCCTTCGCGGATGGGATACGTCGGTTCGTGGGATTCGCAGCCGAGCACCCCGAGCTCAACCAGATCATGGTGCACGAGGGCACCGCGGCCAGCGACCGGCTGGCGTGGTTGACCGAGACCCACGTGAAGCCGTTCTTCGACGGCATCCGGCCAGCGTGGCAGACGCTTCGTGAAGCCGGCATCGCCGCACCCATCGACCACGAGATCCTCTACTACGTGCTGATCGGCGCGGCATCGTTGCCCTATGTGAACGCCTCCGAAGTTCGCCTTCTCACCGGCCGGGATCCGAATAACCCCGCGTGGATCGGCGCTCACGCTGAAGGGCTGGTGACCATCCTCCTGCCGGGACTGGCCGCACCTCGCCCATCATTTGCCATCAAACCTGGCCGCACGCGGCGACACAGGAGATAA